aacagcagtgaaacactttcttaagatgtgttacatATGAGTAAGTCTGAGGTAAGTTTGGCGCAGCAGAAATagaccttgtgtaaattgtaacGTGAACATTTAGAATTaagttaagctaaaatgctatttctcgcCATACACCCTTTTACAgcatgattatattttttatgtcaaGAGAATCCACGTTacatctttatttttctttctctcacaagacctttgaaattagggcaaaaatcatattcttgataatttttgtattgttttctgaaaaaacagagcacttaaaacaagatcaatattGTTTTAGAAGCAATATTGCATATTGTTTAACAAGCAAATACAGTAAAcatatttcagcaaaattaaATCAGCAAACtgaatgtttgatttttttatgaaCTTACAGAATAAAAGAAGTTGTTAACgagacacacacagatatcaaCTCTCGGCATACGAAACGCATCAATGgtgatgcaatttttttttgtctgagaGTGGAAGCCTTTGTATTAACATTATATCTActgagatttgaaataataatatttaaaggcTAATTGTCTTTTTTAAATATGGTGCCTTTATTAACTTTGTCCTTATGTGTTTCTATTGAAAGCAATTTTCAGAGATGTTAAATATGTAGGGAGAAAACGTCCCTACTGAATACTTCCTATTTATTCCTTTTATGTCTGCTATTTAATACCAGCCGCAAATAAACTTTTATTGTAGGCCTAATCATTGATTGGACGTTACTTCGATTGTCTCTCAATTTAGCTACCTACATTATcgtttataaaataaacaaataggcCTACATCAGTATCTGGCAGACTTGACCACATGCCAGAACTCTGGCTACTtactaaaaaagaaaaagaaaagaaaaaagaaatacgttGTAGGCTATAGTTACCTTGTTTTGGCTGTTGTATTGAGATTAATTTATCCACTGCGTGTGATATAATGAAGACATGTTGCCAGGTATTTCCTAGCAAAGAACGCTCTCCATGTGATATTTCAACAACACCTGGCAGCAAATTAATTAAAAGCGAttaataaattcttaataaaTCGCGCAACTGTCTCTCGTCAGATTTTCACGCCGCTGTCAGTGATATCCCGTACACATAGCTACACATATATGTGTAGCCTATAGCGTAAGTGAGAGGCGGGAGTTTCACACAGCACAGCTTGTAAGACCGGTTTGATTCCGCGCGTCGTGTGCGTGTGCAGTTCATGTGAAATAAAAACCAATAAATGCGATAGTGAgacatttttattgttgttctttttttagACAATACAGGTATGCCAATAATACTTGGTTGGAGATGTCTGAATGAtaacaaatcaataaaaatgaaaTCTGTGTTGTGTATCTTTATTCACTCTTGTATGTTATTGATGAAAAAAGCCAGATTGATTTCAGGCTGTGAAGTTTTCATAAGAGCTGTGAGCTAAGGAATTTGAGTTTACCTGTGATTAAATAAAAACAGGTAAAAGCAGTGACACTATAGCAACACAAAGGTCATGTTCATCATGTATCATAgtcataaaatgtataccttgaataaAAGATTTGCCAAATGCCTGTATGTAATGTAGATAAGAAAGGAATGGAATAATTCCAGCTCTAGTCTCAGTACTGGtccaaatctttgtttttgtttaccctACAGCACCACTAGTCAACAGACCAGTTTCCTGAGCCTGTGCTATCCACAACTCCCATTCAGTAAAGTAATGGTCAAATTCTTAATTTGGGGTTTTGACAATGatttaaacacacatatattaaATTGAAATACATATATTGGTCAGCTCAAAATCTAGAGTTGTAAAAATGTACATCCCAGACTGGGACACACATTTAACACCCTGTTGTTAAAAAGAGATGGATCTTGGGAACTGTGAAAAGTTTCCCAGAAACGCCAGTAGAACAAAGCATCCCATGCTGCCCTTTGTGAGTATAAGTCACAAAGCATTGTCTCCACCCACAAGTTGAGGTAAACTGATCAGTACAGCTTTGAGCTAGGCAGATTACCATCAAATGAAACCAGATTCAACCCACAACAACCccataaaaattatgtaaatggAAACAAAACATACTGTGGTTATTCTGAAATCATTTATCTGCAATTAGATCTGTTATGATTTGCTGGATACGTAAGACCAGACTTTAGCGATTGAAAGGCACTGATCAGTTTAAATTCTTTTAAGAAAACACTTTTGACAAAAATCAAGGGAAAACAAAGAGGAAAAATATGATTgacaatcaataaaaaataatcaacTTTCACATCACATGTAAGCATTAAAATAACCACTTCAATgcacaaaaatgtacaaatgagAACATCTTTAAATGGTAAGAGGCAtgtagaaaatatacattttaaaaaatacactGGTACACTAAAATAGAGAAAAATTTAGAAATGTTCATCGTCCAAGGAATGAAAACAAAGCTGATGTTGGCGTTACTGTGAtttaacattttatgttacaTCCCTAGGCATTTAAAgttcttcttttattttgtaCTTCATCTTACGAAAATAAAAAGCATGATGCAAGtagtattaaaatgaatgagataaaatacaaatctgtatGGCAAAGCAACTAAAGCACACAGAGGCACAACACTGACAACAATATCATACAAACTAATACTGTATGGTCATATATGTAATTTATCCAAATGAAAAATGGTATAAATTGTGCAGATACAAAAAACCTGTCTACAATACACCAGAGCTTTCATCACAGTGGTATTCTGTAGACAGATCAACAACCAAAACCAAAGAATCGTGAGAACAGAAGAGCAGCATTCACAGATTTGAAGAGTATGGCACAAGGTATGTGATGAAAGCCATGTGATATTTCTCATATGGCTCAACTTGTTTTCCTTGTCTTATGTTACCACTATCAGTATGTTCTGAACAAAAACTATCAACTCtgcttttaaaaacaatatattttcaacGCTTTCAGgaaaaacttttttcaaaaaatatataaatcctgTTGAATTTTAGGAATCAATAGCAGTCTGTTCATCTTGCACCTTGTTTTCTGCAGTACAGTGGCTATCAGTAAACAATTTTCCAGTGTGTGGGCTGCTCACATTCTTTCTCACCATCACCACAGAAACGGTTATAGGTGGTGTTAGGATCAAAACCTAGGATCTCCCTTTCCTCGTGTATTCTGAAAGAGAAGGTTGAAACTGATGTGCCGATGAAATACCTGGCAAGAAAGGCAACATATATGTGAGTGGGTGGCATTGGGTAACTTGATAACGTGATTAACATTAAGTGATACTAAGTCATTGCAAACAACATGGATTACAAATGTAATCAATTAGGAAAGCACAACAGCATTTGATAAATGATTTGGAAGTCATAACCAGTAAAGTCATGAGTTGACTGAACGGGTGAAGGTGCAAGCTAATTTGTCATAGGTcctgtttttcttgtttttaaaggaaataatCTTTCCAAGTCACACCCAAATTCATGGAATagcaaataattaaaacaaatcttctttcaataggaaataaaaaactaaaattacaacaaaaaaatctaaaatgaagCAACAAAGTGTAAATAAATCAAGTGGATGACTCATCTTTCAAGCATTGTTGCTAAAGCACATTTTTGTCCGCctacaggtttttatttttttatttttttaaagcagtcCTTATGTAACCTCTTTGAGACAGGACAGCGATGACAGAGGACAGAGAGAGCCATATGGATATGGTTCAATACCTTGCATGAGCACAGATCCACTGGTCTATGATGGCCACCCCTCCATCCTTCAGGAGCTCCAGGTTCTCCAAGATGGGCTCGTATCGGACCATCTCAGGCAGCATCTTTTTCAGTTTAGCTAGCTCTATAAGCAGAAACAACCTGATGTCATAAAAATCCATATTTAAGCAAatatttctttcattatttacccaCTCTTGTGTCATTACAAACCCGAATGCTGTTATTTTTgcagtggaactcaaaaggagaattttttaaGAATCATACAGTAGTATTTATGcctgtcaagctaaaaaaaatcaaaataataataataataaatttatatatataatttttttcttttctttttttgagcttgacaggcATAAATACTACTTaatgatttttcaaaaaaatctccttttgtgttatgaaaaaaatataatttatggataTATATGACTTATATATGACTTATTCACTTTATCTTCTGAAGCcaaaagatagcattgtgtgaggaacagattgaaatGTGTCGCTATtcgctgaaaatcttcccctccactgaaATCTCATTCTCCATATACAAACCATACCTACCAACACTCCTGATTTTACCaggtttctcccatttttctacCCCTCCTCCAACTGTACTCCCGATTTACAATTTCTCCCGATAAACTCACAATTTTCCATATCTACACTTTGTTCATGAGGGTGTATTAGACCTCCAGGTATGGTTGGTTGCCACCTGTCCAGTAAAATACTGGATTGacccatatttaaatatgaaattatgcaTCCCGTTTCAAATCCAATAAACTGGTCCCATAAACTGGTCAGATGTCGTCACGGTGATATTGTCCAGATCGtttatttaacattgatataagttgaaAATGTTTCATACGTGTAAGGGGTGGTCTGAAACGACCACACATTATGCTGAAATGTGCCAATACTGTGAAGGGTGTGTTAAGAGACTGTCTGAAAAATCTAAACATTGTGCTAAAATGGTGGATATGTTTATTGAAAAAGAGAAGGTTCaataagatgtaaaaaaaaattacacagatccaacAATGTACAACTATAATCACTGacaagaaggaaaaaaataaataataaaaaaaacataaaaaatataaaataaaccaacacagatgtacacataaataagataaagaagttaaataattaaagaaataaaaataattgtatttttataagtcatgggtcaggaaagttctcagcATATATGAAAGGAtatacactttttattattaataactcaGAAAGTTATTCTATAGTCTGAAACTAgactagagtggtggtggtgtagtggctaaagcacagggctgttaatcagaaggacgctggttcgaaccccacggccaccaccattgtgtccttgagcaagacacttaactccaggttgttccggggggattgtacctgtaataagtgcactgtaagttgctttcgataaaagcgtctgccaaatgcataaatttaaatgtaaaactgtagagggtgtggtaagggaccatctgaatacatttcttattattattcatcTTCAATGTAGTACTACTGGCCAGTACTgctgctccctatacgcatatttcGCAGTCCGTGTAGTGCACCTACTCCCAATAGCGGCACCATCTTAAcataggggggcaccagaaataCCGGCTGCCGTTCCTCACACATAGGAACCACGTACCACTGTTTAAGCCTTGGAAAATAGCACGTGTTTTTTTGGGCTacattaatggtgcttttatggcgttttaattttttggagattgacagatgtggtctctatgaattgtcattgtatggaaaagagctgcgtgaagattcttcaaaatttctcctttagtgttccacagaaaaaataacaaCAGCATACATGCTTgaagtgacatgagggtgagtaaacaatgacagaaatgtcatttttgggtcaactattccttcaAACATCACAATACAGCTTTGTCTTAATAGTGTCCGTACCTTCTTCATCAGCATCTGTGGCAACAAAAACTTGCTCAAGTTTGTGCTTCTTCATGAGACTACGGATCTTCTTAACTGCACCTTTAAGACTGGGCACATCCTCTCTGTGACCCCAGATGAAGTCCTTTCTGCGCAAGTGGACTCCCAGGTAAGGGCCTCCCTTAGCACTGCCCAGCCTGTTCTGCATTTAAGAGTTAACAACAAATTGTGTAACAAATATGGCTGATCTGTCAAACAAATGAAGTGAGCATGGGTGTACAGCACATGGCAAACATGCAATGTTTTGACACGTGAAAAGCTTTGACAAAGCTAAAGTCTTTTATCAAATGCCTTGGTGCATAAAAAACAGTCTAGGACTGCTATCTATTTAGTTTGCATCAGTGACACCAGCATTTCttgtatttgaaaaataaaatttagAAGCATTAATGTAAGTGAAACATACTTTTATTCGGGTCCAGTCCTCGTTGTACAGTGTCTGGTCCTCTTTATCGGTGGAGTTAAGATATTTGGCCCTGAACTCATCCCCTATGATACGCAAGTGTTTGGCAAACACCATACTTCGCCTTGTCTTTGGAGTAAAAAACACATAATGTTTGGTTCAATTTTAAGGGATcaggtgaaaataaaatatttcaaaaggaCAAAAGCTAAAATATTTATCTTAATCATGTTTACAAATTCATGGACGGTGGTCCAAAAGAGTATTTGGACACTCAAGGcacaaattaaaatacattaagaTTTTACTAGCTTTACAGCAATGTTTATCAACTGGGTACtagacatctctggtgacagcCGAACAGCTAACGGGAGTGTTACAGTTTTGTTTCCTTCCACATTATCTTCTGatcatctggcaatggaatgcctttatggtcgGAGATCGGAGATGTTAAGTAGGAATATCCTACATccgacttgaatggaacgcagcatcaAATGAAAGCCTAGAGTCTCCTGACTTGAGtacagtcagtttaaatgaattgaaATTATATATAGGGAAGCCAAAATTCAATGTTCTCCTAGGAGGACACGGGTTCGCAGATCACAGTACATGTTAAGGGCATGCAACTTCTGATATCTGAGCATATCTGAGGCTAAGATTAAAGttaattttgtgtttcaataatatttaaagatttattatataaatagcctatcacagatgtaacatttaaactgttggtgtaaattatattatattccgATGTTTTATCATAGGATGACCCCATACCGTACATATCCACAGAGGTCTAAGGTTTGCAAGTCTACCATGACATTCTGTAGCATTTATGGCTTATTATTTTTCAGATGGCTATTTGTAACTCATCCAAAGACTTACATCCCAGTAGTCTTTCCCAGCATAGTGATCATGAAGGACAGTCTCAGCTCTGTCCAGCATCACTGACCTATGGTTCAATGACAACACATGTACAATTAACCCCCatatgcttttaaagttatttaattaTCAATGGTTTTTAAAAAAGGATGTTACATGGACTTACGTGGCTGTGATGTTATTTTGTAGGATGGGGGCCAGGATGGAGGCATGCCCCTGGGCTGATAAACAGGTGGCATTTAAAGCTCGGGTCTCCTCATAGCCCCAAAACCAGCCTCTGCAATGAaagtgactgaggttaacattctttCCAACAcccccttttttgttccacagaagaaaaaaaagtggcatggatttggaacgacataagggtgagtaaattatgaccgaaTTTTCACTATTTCTTTAAAAGCTGCATTAGTATTTCTTGCAACCTTCTTAAATCATATCTGACAAGCACATGAACAGAACTGTTTGACCATGTGACTTTAAGACAATACCTGTAATATCCCTGTTTGTCTTTTGAGTACATGAGCCGTTCAATGCAGGGCCGTTCATCTACCTTCTCCTCCCATTTCCCATCTGTCCAGCCCTCTGCATAGCTCTGCAGCACAAGGATCTGTTCAATGAAGGGACCTCCAGACTCTGAGATCAATAATGAAGATAGTCTAGATTATGACTTAGGATACACAAAGGATAGGTAACAAGGATATGGtgcaataattttttatatttgggAACTGACTCCCAGCTAGATTTCCAAAGAATTTAAAGAAAGCTGTGAATACagtagatacatagacagacagacagacagttagacagacacaTGAATAAGTTATAACATAACAATTACATAACAAGGAAATGTGTCTCGCTCCAAAAAGAGTGGAAAGTATATCTCACCAGCAATGAATTCCTCATACTCAATGACTGGTATGTTAGCCTGCAGGCTGTGTATACTGAAGAATTCCCCCCAAGGAATGCGAACCTGATGTATATCAGGGCTCTGCCAGTGATACAGCCGCCCCCATGGAGGCAACACTAGCACCCAGTCCACCTCTTTTCTCAAAGTCTTCACCAAAGTTGCCATGCGAATGTACACATCCCGGCGAAGATTGAAGCCCTCAGGTGGATTCACATCGTACAGCAGGTATCTAAGGATTGCATTGTAAAAGGGTCATTCCTATTATGTACTACATATTCATGTCCTCATCATTTATGTCTTATATAATCAAACTAAATATTCCAggtgtttgtttatatatatatatatatatatatatatatatatatactgttgaagtcagaagtttacatacaccttagccaaatacagttAAACTCTTTTTATACagcttttcacaattcctgacatttaatcatagaaaacatttcctgtctcaGGACAGTTAGGATAACTACTTTATTTTagtaaatgtgaaatgtcagaataatagtagagagaatgatttattcagcttttatttctttcaccacattcccagtgggtcagaagtttacatacactttgttagtatttggtagcattgactttacattttttaacttgggtcaaatgtttttggtagccttccacaagtttttcacaataagttgctggaattttgccctattcctccagacagaactggtgtcagGTTTAtatgcctccttgctcgcacatgcaacatttcagttctgcccacaaattttctattggactgaggtcatggctttttgatggccacttcaataccgtaactttgttgtccttaagccattttggcaCAATTTTGGAGGtttgcttgtggtcattgtccatttggaatacCCATttacgaccaagctttaacttcctggttgatgtcttgagatgttgcttcaatatatccacatgattttccttcctcataatgccatctattttgtgaagtgcaccagtccctcctgcagcaaagcacacccacaacatgatgttgccaccaccatgcttcacggttgggatggtgatcttcggcttgcaagccttaacctttttcttccaaaaataACGATGATCATTTTGGCCAAACAGTTGTTTAATCAGataagaggacatttctccaaaaagaaagatctttgccccatgtgctcttgcagactttagtctggcttttttatggttgtTTAGGACCAGTGGCTTCatcctggctgagcagccttttatgtcgatatagggcttgttttactgtggatatagatactttacctgtttcctccagcatcttcacaaggtccattgctgttgttctgggattgatttgcactttttaaaccaaactacgttcatttctaggagacagaacacatctccttcctgagcagaatGATGGCTGggccatgatgtttatacttgcatactattgtttgtacagatgaacgtggtaccttcagcatttgaaaattgctcccaaggatgaaccagacttgtgaaggtccacagttttattctgaggtcttggctgatttctttgattttcccatgatgtcaagcaaagaggccctgagtttgaaggtacaccttaaaatacatccacaggtacacctccaattcagtacacctcctatcagaatctaattgtctaaaggcttgacataattttctggaattttacaagctgcttaaaggcacagttaacttgttaaatgtatgtaaattctgacccactggaattgtgatatagtcaattaaaagtgaaacaatctgtctgtaaacaattgttgaaaacattactcatgtcatgcacaaagtagatgccctaaaTTACTTGTCAaaactaatatgaaatctgtgtagtggttaaaaaatgtgttttaatgacttcaacctaagtgtatgtaaacttctgacttcaactgtgtgtgtgtgtctgtgtgtatatgtatatgtatatgtatatgtatatatatacacacacacacacatatatatatatatacacacacacacacacacacacacacacacatatatatacacacacacatacatatatacacacacacatacatatatatacacacacacatacatatatacatatacacacacacacacatatacacacacacacacatatatacacacacacacatatatacacacacacatatatacactcacctaaaggattattaggaacaccatactaatactgtgtttgaccccctttcgccttcagaaccgCCTTaaatctacgtggcattgattcaacaaggtgctgaaagcattctttagaaatgttggcccatattgataggatagcatcttgcagttgatggagatttgtgggatgcacatccagggcacaaagctcccgttccaccacatcccaaagatgctctattgggttgagatctggtgactgtgggggccattttagtacagtgaactcattgtcatgttcaagaaaccaatttgaaatgattcgagctttgtgacatggtgcattatcctgctggaagtagccatcagaggatgggtacatggtggccataaagggatggacatggtcagaaacaatgctcaggtaggccgtggcatttaaacgatgcccaattggcactaaggggcctaaagtgtgccaagaaaacatcccccacaccattacaccaccaccaccagcctgcacagtggtaacaaggcatgatggatccatgttctcattctgtttacaccaaattctgactctaccatctgaatgtctcaacagaaatcgagactcatcagaccaggcaacatttttccagtcttcaactgtccaattttggtgagctcttgcaaattgtagcttcttttacctatttgtagtggagatgagtggtacccggtggggtcttctgctgttgtagcccatccgcctcaaggttgtgcgtgttgtggcttcacaaatgcgttgctgcatacctcggttgtaacgagtggttatttcaggcaaagttgctcttctatcagattgaatcagtcggcccattctcctctgacctctagcatcaacaaggcatttttgcccacaggactgccgcatactggatgtttttcccttttcacaccattctttgtaaaccctagaaatggttgtgcgtgaaaatcccagtaactgagcagattgtgaaatactcagaccgcccgtctggcaccaacaaccatgccacgctcaaaattgcataaatcacctttctttcccattctgacattcagtttggagttcaggagattgtcttgaccaggaccacacccctaaatgcattgaagcaactgccatgtgattggttgattagataattgcattaatgagaaattgaacaggtgttcc
The Xyrauchen texanus isolate HMW12.3.18 chromosome 14, RBS_HiC_50CHRs, whole genome shotgun sequence genome window above contains:
- the pofut2 gene encoding GDP-fucose protein O-fucosyltransferase 2, which translates into the protein MANNGGTALAVSFHHILFFYSVLIVTIHFFKIASASEDDAFRAGHQMFSQVAAASRDVRYLLYDVNPPEGFNLRRDVYIRMATLVKTLRKEVDWVLVLPPWGRLYHWQSPDIHQVRIPWGEFFSIHSLQANIPVIEYEEFIAESGGPFIEQILVLQSYAEGWTDGKWEEKVDERPCIERLMYSKDKQGYYRGWFWGYEETRALNATCLSAQGHASILAPILQNNITATSVMLDRAETVLHDHYAGKDYWDTRRSMVFAKHLRIIGDEFRAKYLNSTDKEDQTLYNEDWTRIKNRLGSAKGGPYLGVHLRRKDFIWGHREDVPSLKGAVKKIRSLMKKHKLEQVFVATDADEEELAKLKKMLPEMVRYEPILENLELLKDGGVAIIDQWICAHARYFIGTSVSTFSFRIHEEREILGFDPNTTYNRFCGDGEKECEQPTHWKIVY